One Strigops habroptila isolate Jane chromosome 19, bStrHab1.2.pri, whole genome shotgun sequence genomic window carries:
- the LOC115617683 gene encoding retinol dehydrogenase 8-like — protein MAPKTVLITGCSSGIGLALAARLARDKQRRFRVIATMRDTGRSAALVAAAGLVLGTMLHIKQLDVCDEGSIRACVDSIPGRHIDVLVSNAGVGMVGPLECQSLAAMQSLMDTNFFGLVRLVKEVLPDMKRRRGGHIVVISSIMGLQGIVFNDIYAASKFAVEGFCESLVVQARRFNVAISLVEPGPVTTEFETKLYEEAERADYSQTDPETAEIFTQLYLRNSRDVFASLGQTPEDIAEHTLRVIVALRPPFRHRTNVAFTPMAALKHADPGGTLITGAFYQLVFKHDDAVLRLGLRAIRLLRWNVRKVKEGARLLGFR, from the exons ATGGCTCCCAAGACGGTGCTGATCACCGGCTGCTCCTCTGGCATCGGGCTGGCGCTGGCGGCGCGGCTGGCGCGGGACAAGCAGCGCCGCTTCCGAG TCATCGCCACCATGCGGGACACGGGCAGGAGCGCGGCGCTGGTGGCTGCcgcggggctggtgctgggcaccATGCTGCACATCAAGCAGTTGGATGTGTGTGATGAAGGCTCCATCCGTGCCTGCGTCGACAGCATTCCCGGGAGGCACATCGATGTCCTGG TCAGCAACGCCGGGGTGGGCATGGTGGGTCCTCTGGAGTGCCAGAGCCTGGCGGCCATGCAGAGCCTCATGGACACCAACTTCTTCGGCCTCGTCCGCCTGGTCAAGGAGGTGCTGCCCGACATGAAGCGGCGCCGCGGGGGGCACATCGTGGTCATCAGCAGCATCATGGGCCTGCAGG GCATCGTCTTCAATGACATCTACGCAGCCTCCAAGTTCGCGGTGGAGGGTTTCTGTGAGAGCCTGGTGGTGCAGGCGCGGCGCTTCAACGTGGC GATCAGCCTCGTCGAGCCGGGGCCGGTGACGACGGAGTTCGAGACGAAGCTGTACGAAGAAGCCGAACGCGCCGACTACTCACAGACCGACCCCGAGACGGCCGAGATCTTCACCCAGCTCTACCTGAGGAACTCCAGGGATGTCTTTGCCAGCCTGGGACAGACCCCCGAGGACATCGCAGAG CACACGCTGCGGGTGATCGTGGCGCTGCGGCCGCCCTTCCGGCACCGGACCAACGTGGCGTTCACGCCGATGGCCGCGCTGAAACACGCCGACCCCGGTGGTACCCTCATCACCGGCGCCTTCTACCAGCTGGTGTTCAAGCACGACGACGCGGTGCTGCGGCTCGGCCTCCGCGCCATCCGCCTGCTCCGCTGGAACGTCCGCAAGGTGAAGGAGGGCGCCCGGCTCCTGGGCTTCAGATAG
- the GRB7 gene encoding growth factor receptor-bound protein 7 isoform X2 yields the protein MGLEGWGHPSPGQPLGAWLEPHGAASHHHTLSHGVSGCWQNTTQGWAPPGPCQWHVALVEPCVLSHGGLPMCGHRDEYPEPGVVQDPLSSSPPDNAMDGGAQQSSLREPPGPGSTEQDERDGGEGPPELKRSQPLFIHGSSRQPLEEEPRASSLPSIPNPFPELCSPSNSPILSSPALGQGPPREGASHVVKVFGEDGACRSLEAAAGTTARQLCETLVRRTRALQDHSWALVELHQHLGLERCLEDHELVVEVQSSWPPGADTRFVFRKNFAKYELFKSNASLFPEVMVSSCLEANKSMAHSELIQNFLNSGSCPEVQGFLQLREPGRKVWKRFYFSLRRSGLYYSTKGTSKDPRHLQYFADLSESNIYYVTQGKKHYGTPTEFGFCIKPYKVRSGVKGLKLLCSEDEQSRSCWMAAFRLFKYGMQLYRNYQQAQARLSQPPWIGPTPLRSVSDNALVAMDFSGCTGRVIENPSEVLTVALEEAQAWRKKTTHRYSLPAACQSSPLSAAIHRTQPWFHGRISREDTQQLIGRQGLVDGVFLVRESQRNPKGFVLSLCHLQRVKHYLILPSEEEGRLYFTMDDGQTRFADLIQLVEFHQINRGILPCKLRHYCTCVAL from the exons atggggctggagggatggggacaccccagccctgggcagccccTCGGGGCTTGGCTGGAGCCCCACGGTGCTGCATCACATCACCACACGCTGAGTCACGGCGTGTCTGGGTGCTGGCAAAACACCACCCAGGGGTGGGCACCCCCCGGCCCGTGCCAGTGGCATGTGGCCCTTGTGGAGCCCTGTGTGTTGTCCCATGGGGGGCTGCCCATGTGCGGCCACAGGGATGAGTATCCAGAGCCTGGTGTGGTGCAAGACCCTCTCTCTTCATCCCCTCCAGATAATGCCATGGATGGGGGggctcagcagagcagcctccGGGAGCCCCCCGGCCCgggaagcacagagcaggacGAACGGGATGGGGGCGAGGGGCCACCCGAGCTCAAGCGCTCCCAGCCCCTCTTCATCCATGGCAGCAG CCGGCAGCCTCTGGAAGAGGAGCCGCGCGCCTCGTCGCTCCCCAGCATTCCCAACCCCTTCCCCGAGCTCTGCAGCCCCTCCAACTCGCCCATCCTCAGCAGCCCGGCCCTGGGGCAGGGACCCCCTCGTGAAGGAGCCTCGCAC GTGGTGAAGGTGTTCGGTGAGGACGGCGCGTGCCGCTCGctggaggcggcggcggggaccACGGCGCGGCAGCTCTGCGAGACGCTGGTGCGGAGGACGCGGGCGCTGCAGGACCACAGCTGGGCTCTGGTCGAGCTGCACCAGCACTTGGGCCTGG AGCGGTGCCTGGAGGACCACGAGTTGGTGGTGGAGGTGCAGAGCTCTTGGCCCCCCGGCGCTGACACCCGCTTCGTCTTCCGCAAGAACTTCGCCAAGTACGAGCTCTTCAAGAGCAATGCG TCCCTATTCCCTGAGGTGATGGTGTCCAGCTGCCTGGAGGCGAATAAGAGCATGGCACACTCCGAGCTCATCCAG AACTTCCTCAACTCCGGGAGCTGCCCCGAGGTCCAGGGCTTCCTGCAGCTGCGGGAGCCGGGGCGCAAGGTCTGGAAGCGTTTCTACTTCTCGCTGCGCCGCTCGGGGCTCTACTACTCCACCAAAGGCACCTCCAAG gaCCCCCGGCACCTCCAGTACTTCGCTGACCTCTCCGAGTCCAACATCTACTACGTGACGCAGGGCAAGAAGCACTATGGGACACCCACCGAGTTCGGCTTCTGCATCAAG CCCTACAAGGTGCGGAGTGGTGTGAAGGGcctgaagctgctctgcagcgAGGATGAGCAGAGCCGGAGCTGCTGGATGGCGGCTTTCCGCCTCTTCAAG TACGGCATGCAGCTCTACCGCAACTACCAGCAAGCGCAGGCGCGGCTGAGCCAGCCCCCCTGGATCGGCCCCACGCCCCTG CGAAGCGTCTCAGACAATGCACTAGTGGCCATGGACTTCTCGGGGTGCACGGGCCGGGTGATCGAGAACCCCAGCGAGGTGCTGACAGTGGCCCTGGAGGAGGCGCAGGCCTGGAGG AAGAAGACGACGCACCGGTACAGCCTGCCGGCAGCGTGCCAGAGCTCCCCCCTCAGTGCTG CCATCCACCGCACCCAGCCCTGGTTCCATGGGCGCATCTCCCGGGAGGACACGCAGCAGCTCATCGGCCGGCAGGGCTTGGTGGATGG CGTGTTCCTGGTGCGGGAGAGCCAGCGCAACCCCAAGGGCTTCGTCCTGTCCCTGTGTCACCTGCAGAGGGTCAAACACTATCTCATCCTGCCG AGCGAGGAGGAGGGACGGCTTTACTTCACCATGGACGACGGGCAGACGCGCTTCGCCGACCTCATCCAGCTCGTGGAGTTCCACCAGATCAACCGCGGCATCCTGCCCTGCAAGCTGCGGCACTACTGCACCTGCGTGGCCCTGTGA
- the GRB7 gene encoding growth factor receptor-bound protein 7 isoform X4, whose protein sequence is MDGGAQQSSLREPPGPGSTEQDERDGGEGPPELKRSQPLFIHGSSRQPLEEEPRASSLPSIPNPFPELCSPSNSPILSSPALGQGPPREGASHVVKVFGEDGACRSLEAAAGTTARQLCETLVRRTRALQDHSWALVELHQHLGLERCLEDHELVVEVQSSWPPGADTRFVFRKNFAKYELFKSNAQSLFPEVMVSSCLEANKSMAHSELIQNFLNSGSCPEVQGFLQLREPGRKVWKRFYFSLRRSGLYYSTKGTSKDPRHLQYFADLSESNIYYVTQGKKHYGTPTEFGFCIKPYKVRSGVKGLKLLCSEDEQSRSCWMAAFRLFKYGMQLYRNYQQAQARLSQPPWIGPTPLRSVSDNALVAMDFSGCTGRVIENPSEVLTVALEEAQAWRKKTTHRYSLPAACQSSPLSAAIHRTQPWFHGRISREDTQQLIGRQGLVDGVFLVRESQRNPKGFVLSLCHLQRVKHYLILPSEEEGRLYFTMDDGQTRFADLIQLVEFHQINRGILPCKLRHYCTCVAL, encoded by the exons ATGGATGGGGGggctcagcagagcagcctccGGGAGCCCCCCGGCCCgggaagcacagagcaggacGAACGGGATGGGGGCGAGGGGCCACCCGAGCTCAAGCGCTCCCAGCCCCTCTTCATCCATGGCAGCAG CCGGCAGCCTCTGGAAGAGGAGCCGCGCGCCTCGTCGCTCCCCAGCATTCCCAACCCCTTCCCCGAGCTCTGCAGCCCCTCCAACTCGCCCATCCTCAGCAGCCCGGCCCTGGGGCAGGGACCCCCTCGTGAAGGAGCCTCGCAC GTGGTGAAGGTGTTCGGTGAGGACGGCGCGTGCCGCTCGctggaggcggcggcggggaccACGGCGCGGCAGCTCTGCGAGACGCTGGTGCGGAGGACGCGGGCGCTGCAGGACCACAGCTGGGCTCTGGTCGAGCTGCACCAGCACTTGGGCCTGG AGCGGTGCCTGGAGGACCACGAGTTGGTGGTGGAGGTGCAGAGCTCTTGGCCCCCCGGCGCTGACACCCGCTTCGTCTTCCGCAAGAACTTCGCCAAGTACGAGCTCTTCAAGAGCAATGCG caGTCCCTATTCCCTGAGGTGATGGTGTCCAGCTGCCTGGAGGCGAATAAGAGCATGGCACACTCCGAGCTCATCCAG AACTTCCTCAACTCCGGGAGCTGCCCCGAGGTCCAGGGCTTCCTGCAGCTGCGGGAGCCGGGGCGCAAGGTCTGGAAGCGTTTCTACTTCTCGCTGCGCCGCTCGGGGCTCTACTACTCCACCAAAGGCACCTCCAAG gaCCCCCGGCACCTCCAGTACTTCGCTGACCTCTCCGAGTCCAACATCTACTACGTGACGCAGGGCAAGAAGCACTATGGGACACCCACCGAGTTCGGCTTCTGCATCAAG CCCTACAAGGTGCGGAGTGGTGTGAAGGGcctgaagctgctctgcagcgAGGATGAGCAGAGCCGGAGCTGCTGGATGGCGGCTTTCCGCCTCTTCAAG TACGGCATGCAGCTCTACCGCAACTACCAGCAAGCGCAGGCGCGGCTGAGCCAGCCCCCCTGGATCGGCCCCACGCCCCTG CGAAGCGTCTCAGACAATGCACTAGTGGCCATGGACTTCTCGGGGTGCACGGGCCGGGTGATCGAGAACCCCAGCGAGGTGCTGACAGTGGCCCTGGAGGAGGCGCAGGCCTGGAGG AAGAAGACGACGCACCGGTACAGCCTGCCGGCAGCGTGCCAGAGCTCCCCCCTCAGTGCTG CCATCCACCGCACCCAGCCCTGGTTCCATGGGCGCATCTCCCGGGAGGACACGCAGCAGCTCATCGGCCGGCAGGGCTTGGTGGATGG CGTGTTCCTGGTGCGGGAGAGCCAGCGCAACCCCAAGGGCTTCGTCCTGTCCCTGTGTCACCTGCAGAGGGTCAAACACTATCTCATCCTGCCG AGCGAGGAGGAGGGACGGCTTTACTTCACCATGGACGACGGGCAGACGCGCTTCGCCGACCTCATCCAGCTCGTGGAGTTCCACCAGATCAACCGCGGCATCCTGCCCTGCAAGCTGCGGCACTACTGCACCTGCGTGGCCCTGTGA
- the GRB7 gene encoding growth factor receptor-bound protein 7 isoform X1: MGLEGWGHPSPGQPLGAWLEPHGAASHHHTLSHGVSGCWQNTTQGWAPPGPCQWHVALVEPCVLSHGGLPMCGHRDEYPEPGVVQDPLSSSPPDNAMDGGAQQSSLREPPGPGSTEQDERDGGEGPPELKRSQPLFIHGSSRQPLEEEPRASSLPSIPNPFPELCSPSNSPILSSPALGQGPPREGASHVVKVFGEDGACRSLEAAAGTTARQLCETLVRRTRALQDHSWALVELHQHLGLERCLEDHELVVEVQSSWPPGADTRFVFRKNFAKYELFKSNAQSLFPEVMVSSCLEANKSMAHSELIQNFLNSGSCPEVQGFLQLREPGRKVWKRFYFSLRRSGLYYSTKGTSKDPRHLQYFADLSESNIYYVTQGKKHYGTPTEFGFCIKPYKVRSGVKGLKLLCSEDEQSRSCWMAAFRLFKYGMQLYRNYQQAQARLSQPPWIGPTPLRSVSDNALVAMDFSGCTGRVIENPSEVLTVALEEAQAWRKKTTHRYSLPAACQSSPLSAAIHRTQPWFHGRISREDTQQLIGRQGLVDGVFLVRESQRNPKGFVLSLCHLQRVKHYLILPSEEEGRLYFTMDDGQTRFADLIQLVEFHQINRGILPCKLRHYCTCVAL; this comes from the exons atggggctggagggatggggacaccccagccctgggcagccccTCGGGGCTTGGCTGGAGCCCCACGGTGCTGCATCACATCACCACACGCTGAGTCACGGCGTGTCTGGGTGCTGGCAAAACACCACCCAGGGGTGGGCACCCCCCGGCCCGTGCCAGTGGCATGTGGCCCTTGTGGAGCCCTGTGTGTTGTCCCATGGGGGGCTGCCCATGTGCGGCCACAGGGATGAGTATCCAGAGCCTGGTGTGGTGCAAGACCCTCTCTCTTCATCCCCTCCAGATAATGCCATGGATGGGGGggctcagcagagcagcctccGGGAGCCCCCCGGCCCgggaagcacagagcaggacGAACGGGATGGGGGCGAGGGGCCACCCGAGCTCAAGCGCTCCCAGCCCCTCTTCATCCATGGCAGCAG CCGGCAGCCTCTGGAAGAGGAGCCGCGCGCCTCGTCGCTCCCCAGCATTCCCAACCCCTTCCCCGAGCTCTGCAGCCCCTCCAACTCGCCCATCCTCAGCAGCCCGGCCCTGGGGCAGGGACCCCCTCGTGAAGGAGCCTCGCAC GTGGTGAAGGTGTTCGGTGAGGACGGCGCGTGCCGCTCGctggaggcggcggcggggaccACGGCGCGGCAGCTCTGCGAGACGCTGGTGCGGAGGACGCGGGCGCTGCAGGACCACAGCTGGGCTCTGGTCGAGCTGCACCAGCACTTGGGCCTGG AGCGGTGCCTGGAGGACCACGAGTTGGTGGTGGAGGTGCAGAGCTCTTGGCCCCCCGGCGCTGACACCCGCTTCGTCTTCCGCAAGAACTTCGCCAAGTACGAGCTCTTCAAGAGCAATGCG caGTCCCTATTCCCTGAGGTGATGGTGTCCAGCTGCCTGGAGGCGAATAAGAGCATGGCACACTCCGAGCTCATCCAG AACTTCCTCAACTCCGGGAGCTGCCCCGAGGTCCAGGGCTTCCTGCAGCTGCGGGAGCCGGGGCGCAAGGTCTGGAAGCGTTTCTACTTCTCGCTGCGCCGCTCGGGGCTCTACTACTCCACCAAAGGCACCTCCAAG gaCCCCCGGCACCTCCAGTACTTCGCTGACCTCTCCGAGTCCAACATCTACTACGTGACGCAGGGCAAGAAGCACTATGGGACACCCACCGAGTTCGGCTTCTGCATCAAG CCCTACAAGGTGCGGAGTGGTGTGAAGGGcctgaagctgctctgcagcgAGGATGAGCAGAGCCGGAGCTGCTGGATGGCGGCTTTCCGCCTCTTCAAG TACGGCATGCAGCTCTACCGCAACTACCAGCAAGCGCAGGCGCGGCTGAGCCAGCCCCCCTGGATCGGCCCCACGCCCCTG CGAAGCGTCTCAGACAATGCACTAGTGGCCATGGACTTCTCGGGGTGCACGGGCCGGGTGATCGAGAACCCCAGCGAGGTGCTGACAGTGGCCCTGGAGGAGGCGCAGGCCTGGAGG AAGAAGACGACGCACCGGTACAGCCTGCCGGCAGCGTGCCAGAGCTCCCCCCTCAGTGCTG CCATCCACCGCACCCAGCCCTGGTTCCATGGGCGCATCTCCCGGGAGGACACGCAGCAGCTCATCGGCCGGCAGGGCTTGGTGGATGG CGTGTTCCTGGTGCGGGAGAGCCAGCGCAACCCCAAGGGCTTCGTCCTGTCCCTGTGTCACCTGCAGAGGGTCAAACACTATCTCATCCTGCCG AGCGAGGAGGAGGGACGGCTTTACTTCACCATGGACGACGGGCAGACGCGCTTCGCCGACCTCATCCAGCTCGTGGAGTTCCACCAGATCAACCGCGGCATCCTGCCCTGCAAGCTGCGGCACTACTGCACCTGCGTGGCCCTGTGA
- the GRB7 gene encoding growth factor receptor-bound protein 7 isoform X3: MGLEGWGHPSPGQPLGAWLEPHGAASHHHTLSHGVSGCWQNTTQGWAPPGPCQWHVALVEPCVLSHGGLPMCGHRDEYPEPGVVQDPLSSSPPDNAMDGGAQQSSLREPPGPGSTEQDERDGGEGPPELKRSQPLFIHGSSRQPLEEEPRASSLPSIPNPFPELCSPSNSPILSSPALGQGPPREGASHVVKVFGEDGACRSLEAAAGTTARQLCETLVRRTRALQDHSWALVELHQHLGLERCLEDHELVVEVQSSWPPGADTRFVFRKNFAKYELFKSNAQSLFPEVMVSSCLEANKSMAHSELIQNFLNSGSCPEVQGFLQLREPGRKVWKRFYFSLRRSGLYYSTKGTSKDPRHLQYFADLSESNIYYVTQGKKHYGTPTEFGFCIKPYKVRSGVKGLKLLCSEDEQSRSCWMAAFRLFKYGMQLYRNYQQAQARLSQPPWIGPTPLRSVSDNALVAMDFSGCTGRVIENPSEVLTVALEEAQAWRKTTHRYSLPAACQSSPLSAAIHRTQPWFHGRISREDTQQLIGRQGLVDGVFLVRESQRNPKGFVLSLCHLQRVKHYLILPSEEEGRLYFTMDDGQTRFADLIQLVEFHQINRGILPCKLRHYCTCVAL; the protein is encoded by the exons atggggctggagggatggggacaccccagccctgggcagccccTCGGGGCTTGGCTGGAGCCCCACGGTGCTGCATCACATCACCACACGCTGAGTCACGGCGTGTCTGGGTGCTGGCAAAACACCACCCAGGGGTGGGCACCCCCCGGCCCGTGCCAGTGGCATGTGGCCCTTGTGGAGCCCTGTGTGTTGTCCCATGGGGGGCTGCCCATGTGCGGCCACAGGGATGAGTATCCAGAGCCTGGTGTGGTGCAAGACCCTCTCTCTTCATCCCCTCCAGATAATGCCATGGATGGGGGggctcagcagagcagcctccGGGAGCCCCCCGGCCCgggaagcacagagcaggacGAACGGGATGGGGGCGAGGGGCCACCCGAGCTCAAGCGCTCCCAGCCCCTCTTCATCCATGGCAGCAG CCGGCAGCCTCTGGAAGAGGAGCCGCGCGCCTCGTCGCTCCCCAGCATTCCCAACCCCTTCCCCGAGCTCTGCAGCCCCTCCAACTCGCCCATCCTCAGCAGCCCGGCCCTGGGGCAGGGACCCCCTCGTGAAGGAGCCTCGCAC GTGGTGAAGGTGTTCGGTGAGGACGGCGCGTGCCGCTCGctggaggcggcggcggggaccACGGCGCGGCAGCTCTGCGAGACGCTGGTGCGGAGGACGCGGGCGCTGCAGGACCACAGCTGGGCTCTGGTCGAGCTGCACCAGCACTTGGGCCTGG AGCGGTGCCTGGAGGACCACGAGTTGGTGGTGGAGGTGCAGAGCTCTTGGCCCCCCGGCGCTGACACCCGCTTCGTCTTCCGCAAGAACTTCGCCAAGTACGAGCTCTTCAAGAGCAATGCG caGTCCCTATTCCCTGAGGTGATGGTGTCCAGCTGCCTGGAGGCGAATAAGAGCATGGCACACTCCGAGCTCATCCAG AACTTCCTCAACTCCGGGAGCTGCCCCGAGGTCCAGGGCTTCCTGCAGCTGCGGGAGCCGGGGCGCAAGGTCTGGAAGCGTTTCTACTTCTCGCTGCGCCGCTCGGGGCTCTACTACTCCACCAAAGGCACCTCCAAG gaCCCCCGGCACCTCCAGTACTTCGCTGACCTCTCCGAGTCCAACATCTACTACGTGACGCAGGGCAAGAAGCACTATGGGACACCCACCGAGTTCGGCTTCTGCATCAAG CCCTACAAGGTGCGGAGTGGTGTGAAGGGcctgaagctgctctgcagcgAGGATGAGCAGAGCCGGAGCTGCTGGATGGCGGCTTTCCGCCTCTTCAAG TACGGCATGCAGCTCTACCGCAACTACCAGCAAGCGCAGGCGCGGCTGAGCCAGCCCCCCTGGATCGGCCCCACGCCCCTG CGAAGCGTCTCAGACAATGCACTAGTGGCCATGGACTTCTCGGGGTGCACGGGCCGGGTGATCGAGAACCCCAGCGAGGTGCTGACAGTGGCCCTGGAGGAGGCGCAGGCCTGGAGG AAGACGACGCACCGGTACAGCCTGCCGGCAGCGTGCCAGAGCTCCCCCCTCAGTGCTG CCATCCACCGCACCCAGCCCTGGTTCCATGGGCGCATCTCCCGGGAGGACACGCAGCAGCTCATCGGCCGGCAGGGCTTGGTGGATGG CGTGTTCCTGGTGCGGGAGAGCCAGCGCAACCCCAAGGGCTTCGTCCTGTCCCTGTGTCACCTGCAGAGGGTCAAACACTATCTCATCCTGCCG AGCGAGGAGGAGGGACGGCTTTACTTCACCATGGACGACGGGCAGACGCGCTTCGCCGACCTCATCCAGCTCGTGGAGTTCCACCAGATCAACCGCGGCATCCTGCCCTGCAAGCTGCGGCACTACTGCACCTGCGTGGCCCTGTGA